GGCTGCGCCGCAATAAGCGATCACGGTAGTGTATTCTGTGATCTCGGCAACCAGTTGCGAAAAGGCATTGGCCACCACCACCATTACAATATCACTGAGCCAGACACCCGCCACAAAGCTGAAACCGCCGGTATGCCCGTTCACCAGGCTTTGCTTGATGATGGTAAAGATCACAGGCCCCACCGATAAGGCAAGAATACATCCAAGCGTTACTCCACTGATAATGGCCTGCCACATGCGTAATTATAAAAGGGAATAAGTTTTAAAGTGACAATTTACATATATTATTGAACAAACGCCTTCCAGTCGTCCAGCATTTTCCCTTTCATTACACGGGGGAATTTATGCTGCCCGCCAACTTTTCCCTTGCTGTGCATGAACTCCATGAATCTGGATTCGGGAAGAATGGTGAGGAAAACATCTTTCAATGCGCTGCCTCTTTCAACCGCATAGTCGTCGTTGAGCTCTTTGAGTTTGCAATCGATCTTATGCCTGAGGACTTCTGCGTCTACCTGGTCATCGCAGGCAACGTACCATTGATGGGCAAAGAACAATCCGTGCGGAACACCGGCCACGGTATATTCGGGGATATGAATATTCAGTTCATCGCTTACCAGCTTAACGGCCTTGTTCATATTGTCAACACTCAGGTGCTCGCCAACGAGACTGAGGAAGTGTTTGGTTCGGCCGGTGATGATGATCTCGCATCTTTCCGTATCCACAAAACGGACGGTATCGCCGATGAGGTAACGCCAGGCGCCCGCTGCAGTGCTGAGGAGGATGGCATAATCTTTTCCTTCTTCCACTTCGTGGATCATCAGTGTTTCGGGGTTCTCCACAACGTTTCCTTCTGCATCGAAGTTTTCATCGTTGAAGGGAATGAATTCAAAAAAGATATGATCGTTCAAAGACAATCGCATGCCTTTGGCATACTGCCTGTCCTGGTAGGCAACAAAACCTTCTGATGCCAGATAGGTCTCGATATAGGTTAGTGGTTTTCCAACCAGTTTTTCAAATCCTTTTTTATACGGTTCGAAGCTAACGCCTCCGTGAACGAAGAATGCGAGGTTGGGCCAGATATCGTGAATGGTCTTAAGATTATACCTTTCGATGATCTTCTCCATACACATCTGGATCCAGGCGGGCACGCCCACTACGAAACCGATATCCCAGTTGGGAGCGTTCTCCACGATGGCTTCGATCTTCAGGTCCCAGTCTTTTGTTCTTGCGATCTTTTTACCTGGTTTGTAAAAAGGCGAAAACCAGAAAGGAACTTTCTTGGCAGTGATACCGCTGAGATCGCCTGCATAATAGGTAGGTCCTTTCTGCAGGTCCGTACTCCCTCCCAGCATCAACCATCCTTTTCCGATACTTCTCACGGAAATATCATGATAGGTGCGCAGGGAAAGCAATTGTTTGATCATTACGATTTTGTTACCCCGCATGAGGTCATTCGTAATGGGTATATATTTGCTGGCAGCTTCGGAGGTTCCGGAGCTGAGTGCGAAGAATTTTATTTTGCCGGGCCAGCATACATCTGGCTTTCCTTCGAGAGTTTTATGCCACCATTGTGCATAGATCTTACTGTAATCGTATACAGGAACATGCTGCTGGAATTTTTTTCCCGCATGTTTGCTCAACAAAAGTTCGTCAAACCGGTATGTCTGCCCGAACTCAGTGAAACGGGCCTTCTTCAACAGTTTCTTTAATACCCTGATCTGTTGCCTCTTGGGCGAACGTGCCGGCAATCTCAATGCTTTGGCAATCGACTGGGGTAAGGAGATATCAATTAGCGCCATTCGGTTATACCTGTTTGATCAGGCAAATTCAAAATTAAGGTATTAAATGGATTCAGGTGGCAATTTGAGGAGAATCACCTCGCCCTGCCTGTCTTTGGAAGCACTGCCAACGGCGCATTCCGTGCCGCTTCCATGCACGAAAGCCCTTTTGTCCGGAGCCAGCTCTTCTATCCTTCCGATGAGTTCACGGAAAGTAAAATCAGCCCCTTCACAACAGATCAATACGTCAGCTAGCTGCGGTTGGTTGGTGACTTGCTGATCGCCCAATCCATGCACGATCCTTTTCACCGTTCCGGGATCGCCTGTTACTGCAATACTTTGATCTTTACTCAACCCTTTTGGTGGTACAGGTTTGGATTGTAAAACAGATCTGATGGCGATCATGGCTTTCAACAACAGCACATAGAACCAGGCGCCGATACCTTTATAATGCTTCCTCACGTATAGGATCATTGCCTCATAAAAGTGGCGCACATACCGCGCGTCCTTTAACGTACTTTCTCCTTTAAAATGTATAATAGTCGTGCCGGTGAAATAAAAATTACGGAAGCCGGCCTTTTTGATCCGGAAACTGAGATCGATATCTTCGGCATACATGAAGAACTGTTCATCAAATCCTCCAGTCAGTTCCACTGCTTTTCTCCGTACCAGCATACAGGCGCCGGCCAGCACATCCACCTCATTGCTTTCCTTCTCCGGCAGATGTCCCAGGTAATAACGGGCAAACACCCGCGAAACGGGGAACAGTTTCGTCAATCCGCTCAACTTACAGAAAGACACCCAGGGTGTGGGAAACCCCCTCTTGCTTTCCGGTAAATATTTTCCGCCGCCATCCACCATTCTTACTCCCATCGCTCCGAGGTCAGGCTGCCGTTGCATTTCGGCCAGGCATCGGGTAAAACTGTTCTCTTCCACAATGGTGTCGGGATTCAAAAAAAGGATGAACTCTCCTTTACTCATTTGAACGGCCTGATTATTGGCCCGGCCGAAGCCACTGTTCTCGCGGTTCTCGATGAAGAATACAGAAGGGAATTTTGGACGAAGGTATTCCACACTTCCATCAGTGCTCTGGTTATCCACCACAATCACTTCGGCGGCTGCTTCACCCAATGCGGTAACAGCTTTCATTACGGAGCATAAACACTGCTCCAGGAAGTACTTTACATTGTAATTGACGATGATTACAGACAAGCGCATGATGGCACGAAAATAGCCAGAATCCTGAACAACAACTTATCTTTGCCGCATGTTAAAAGAAACCTTACTGAATGCCACCGAAGCGGGGGCTGCAGTGCTGCAACATTACTTCAACAGCAAAAACCTGCAAATAAGTCATAAAGAAGGGATCAACAACCTGGTTACGGAAGCCGATCACGCTTCTGAAAAAGCCATCCTGGACAGTATCCGGGAATCTTTTCCCGATCATTTCATCCTCAGTGAGGAAACGGGAGAGATCGTGATGGACAGTGAATACAAATGGATCATCGACCCCATCGATGGCACCATCAATTATGCCCACGGTATTCCCATCTGCTGCGTGTCCATCGGATTGGAACAAAGTGGAAAGATGATCATGGGCGCTGTATACAACCCATTCCTGAAAGAATTCTATTTTGCCGAAGCCGGTAAGGGAGCGATGCTCAACAGCCAGCAGATTGCTGTGAGTACAGAAACAGAAGTGTTGAAATCCTGCCTGGTGACCGGTTTCCCCTATACTTACCTGAACCAGCCAAATGGACCACTGGAAGCATTCGGAAGATTCATCCGCGCCGGTATTCCCGTTCGCCGTCTCGGCTCTGCAGCCATGGACCTCTGCTGGGTAGCCGCCGGAAGGTTCGACGGATTCTATGAGCACAAACTACAGGCATGGGACAGCGCCGCCGGATTCCTCATTGTGGAAGAAGCCGGTGGAAAGGTCACCGACTTTACTGGAGCCTACTACAGTCCGCACCAGCCGCAGATTGTAGCTACCAATGGAAAGATCCACGACGAACTGCTGAAATGGATCAATGATCAGATCTAAAAAAATTACCATGAGCGAAGAACGTATTGAAATAGCCGACCTGGGAGAATTCGGTCTCATCCGGCATCTCACCAAAAATATCGAGATCCATAATGCCTCCACTGTATTGGGTGTAGGCGACGACGCAGCCGTGATCGACCATTTCGGCAAACAGACCGTTGTTACCACCGATATGCTGATCGAAGGCGTGCACTTCGATCTGATGTATACTCCTCTCAAACACCTCGGCTACAAAGCCGTGGTGGTGAACCTTAGTGACATTTATGCCATGAATGCCACGCCCACACAGATCACCGTGAGCCTGGGCCTCAGCAATCGCATCAGCGTGCAGGCGCTGGATGAATTGTATGAAGGCATTTATGCAGCCTGTGATAAATATGGTGTTGACCTCGTAGGTGGAGATACCTGCTCCTCCCAGAAAGGTTTTATTATTTCGGTTACTGCTATCGGTGAGGTTACCCCCGGGAAATTCGTAAAAAGAAGCACCGCTCAAAAAGGCGATCTCATCTGCTGCAGCGGAGACCTCGGTGCAGCCTATGTAGGACTCCTTTTTCTCGAAAGGGAAAAACGCATCTTCCAGGAACACCCCGGTGTGCAACCAGACCTGGAAAATGAATCTTATGTGATCGGCCGCCTGCTGAAACCAGAAGCACGGAAGGATATCATCGAATTCCTGGAGCAAAGCGAGATCATTCCCACTTCCATGATCGATGTGAGCGATGGGCTCAGCTCGGAGATCCTCCATATCTCCCAGCAAAGTGGCCTGGGCGTGAGATTGTATGAGGACAAGATTCCCATTTCGGAAGACATGAAGCGCGCGGCTTTTAAATTCGAAATCGATCCCACAGCCTGCGCACTCAGCGGCGGCGAGGATTATGAACTCCTCTTCACGCTCCAACAATCAGAATACGACAAACTCGTTCTTAATGAACAGATCAGCGTTATCGGTTACATGACGGAACCCGAAGAAGGCGCAAAGATCATTACCAAAGGTGGCCACACGCATGATATCACAGCCCAGGGCTGGAATGCGTTCAAAGGCCGGCAATAAAAGTGACCCGTATGCTGAACCGGATGGCTGTTTTGTTGCTGGGAATAACTGCGCTGCTGTTCGCCAGTTGTTCCTCTTCCAGGAAAACGTTTGATCCTGACAGAAAGTTTGCACCCGA
This portion of the Pseudobacter ginsenosidimutans genome encodes:
- a CDS encoding GH3 family domain-containing protein yields the protein MALIDISLPQSIAKALRLPARSPKRQQIRVLKKLLKKARFTEFGQTYRFDELLLSKHAGKKFQQHVPVYDYSKIYAQWWHKTLEGKPDVCWPGKIKFFALSSGTSEAASKYIPITNDLMRGNKIVMIKQLLSLRTYHDISVRSIGKGWLMLGGSTDLQKGPTYYAGDLSGITAKKVPFWFSPFYKPGKKIARTKDWDLKIEAIVENAPNWDIGFVVGVPAWIQMCMEKIIERYNLKTIHDIWPNLAFFVHGGVSFEPYKKGFEKLVGKPLTYIETYLASEGFVAYQDRQYAKGMRLSLNDHIFFEFIPFNDENFDAEGNVVENPETLMIHEVEEGKDYAILLSTAAGAWRYLIGDTVRFVDTERCEIIITGRTKHFLSLVGEHLSVDNMNKAVKLVSDELNIHIPEYTVAGVPHGLFFAHQWYVACDDQVDAEVLRHKIDCKLKELNDDYAVERGSALKDVFLTILPESRFMEFMHSKGKVGGQHKFPRVMKGKMLDDWKAFVQ
- the thiL gene encoding thiamine-phosphate kinase, with translation MSEERIEIADLGEFGLIRHLTKNIEIHNASTVLGVGDDAAVIDHFGKQTVVTTDMLIEGVHFDLMYTPLKHLGYKAVVVNLSDIYAMNATPTQITVSLGLSNRISVQALDELYEGIYAACDKYGVDLVGGDTCSSQKGFIISVTAIGEVTPGKFVKRSTAQKGDLICCSGDLGAAYVGLLFLEREKRIFQEHPGVQPDLENESYVIGRLLKPEARKDIIEFLEQSEIIPTSMIDVSDGLSSEILHISQQSGLGVRLYEDKIPISEDMKRAAFKFEIDPTACALSGGEDYELLFTLQQSEYDKLVLNEQISVIGYMTEPEEGAKIITKGGHTHDITAQGWNAFKGRQ
- a CDS encoding glycosyltransferase family 2 protein — encoded protein: MRLSVIIVNYNVKYFLEQCLCSVMKAVTALGEAAAEVIVVDNQSTDGSVEYLRPKFPSVFFIENRENSGFGRANNQAVQMSKGEFILFLNPDTIVEENSFTRCLAEMQRQPDLGAMGVRMVDGGGKYLPESKRGFPTPWVSFCKLSGLTKLFPVSRVFARYYLGHLPEKESNEVDVLAGACMLVRRKAVELTGGFDEQFFMYAEDIDLSFRIKKAGFRNFYFTGTTIIHFKGESTLKDARYVRHFYEAMILYVRKHYKGIGAWFYVLLLKAMIAIRSVLQSKPVPPKGLSKDQSIAVTGDPGTVKRIVHGLGDQQVTNQPQLADVLICCEGADFTFRELIGRIEELAPDKRAFVHGSGTECAVGSASKDRQGEVILLKLPPESI
- a CDS encoding inositol monophosphatase family protein, whose amino-acid sequence is MLKETLLNATEAGAAVLQHYFNSKNLQISHKEGINNLVTEADHASEKAILDSIRESFPDHFILSEETGEIVMDSEYKWIIDPIDGTINYAHGIPICCVSIGLEQSGKMIMGAVYNPFLKEFYFAEAGKGAMLNSQQIAVSTETEVLKSCLVTGFPYTYLNQPNGPLEAFGRFIRAGIPVRRLGSAAMDLCWVAAGRFDGFYEHKLQAWDSAAGFLIVEEAGGKVTDFTGAYYSPHQPQIVATNGKIHDELLKWINDQI